The Spirosoma sp. SC4-14 DNA window TCGATGTATCGGGTTACCCGTCTTCATTCTATAAAATAGTACTCGAAGGTCGCTACAACAACCTGAACCGCTGGATTGTCGAGTAACCGGCCTGTATTGAGCCCGCAGTTTGGTCGTCAGGTAGCTCTGTAAAGCGAAATAGCTGTAAAGTCAACTTTAGTTTATTATAGCCTTCCTGCTTCGACACACTTCAGGCATCGGGAAGGTAAAATCGTCTCGCTAACATCATACAATCATTCGGGAAAATCATAGATAGCAATAGTCTTTATCGCGGATAGTTTTGTACTCTGGGATAACCGTTCGACCCATTTAACCGGTCGAGCGATGTAACCGGTTTTTGCCATGACTGTATTGAACATCCGAATTCTACTTTTTTCTCTTCTAACCACATCGCTTTTTGCCCAAACGCGCTGTGTTTCCGATGCGGATATGCAGCACGTATACCAGGCGGTCAGCACACCGTTTAAGTACGGCCTGATCATGACTCCTTCAGACAATTCGCAGAAGATGGACTGTCCAACGGTATTTCGCAAAGGCAGTCAATGGTATATGACCTACCTGATTTACGACGGGCGCGGTTACGAAACCTGGCTGGCGCAAAGCAAAGACCTCCTGAACTGGGATACGCTCGGACGGATCATGTCCTTTTCGGATACCACAAAAACCACACGCTGGGACGCAAACCAGAAAGCGGGCTACAACGCGTTGCAGGATAGGCAATGGGGTGGCAGCTATGAATTGAATAAGTATGATGGCAAGTATTGGATGTCGTACATTGGCGGCAACGGCAAAGGCTATGAAGCCGGTGATTTGTCAATTGGCATTGCTTATACAACGGGCGACCCGACCAAACCGCACGAATGGCAACGGAAGTCGACGCCGGTGCTGACGGCTAAAGACCCGGATACGCGCTGGTGGGAAAACCGGAAGCTGTATAAAAGCACAATCATCGAGGACAAACAGAAGCTGACAGGCCATCGGTTTGTCATGTACTACAATGCCAACGGCGACACGACCGGCGTCCCAAAAACACGCTGGTTCGAACGGATCGGAATGGCCGTTTCCGATGATATGCTGAACTGGAAGCGGTTCGGGAAAGAGCCGGTTCTTATGCACTCGGCGGGTATTACGGGCGACGCAGTTGTCCAGAAAATGGGAAATCTCTACGTCATGTTCTATTTCGGCGCGTTCTGGGAAGACCGCAAAGGAGCGTTCAACCGCTTTGCCGTTTCCACCGATCTGGTCAACTGGACCGACTGGACGGGGGATAGCCTCATCGAACCTTCTGAACCGTACGACAATTTGTATGCGCATAAGTCATTCGTTGTCAAGCACAAAGGTGTAGTATATCATTTCTATTGCGCAGTGAATAAAGCCGATCAGCGGGGTATTGCCGTCGCTACGTCGGTCGATCTGGGGAAGAGCAAGAAGAGTTTCGTACCTGCATCTCCGAAGAAATGAGAAACCTCCACTATTTTCTTTTTGACAGGATTTACAAGATTGACAGGCTTATTTTTTTCGTACAATCATATTTATCCGAACGTCGGCCCGGCTGTAAATCCTGTCGAATAACTTTTTTGCTAATCGCATTCATTACAACTGTCTCTTTCGCCCAAACCGAACCCCGTACTGTTCTGGACTTCAACAAAGGCTGGCGGTTTCACCAGGGTGATGAAGCCAGCGCGAAAGAACCTGCTTTTGCAGACGTGAACTGGCGAGCGCTGACCTTGCCCCACGACTGGAGCATTGAAGGACAATTCAGTGACCATCATATGGCCACCACACAGGAAGGGGCTTTACCCACGGGTATTGGCTGGTATCGAAAAACGTTTAGCGTTCCGACTACAGCAAAAGGCAAAAACGTCTTTATTGAGTTTGATGGCGTTTATCGGAATAGCGAAGTCTGGATCAACGGACATTCGCTGGGCGTCAGGCCCTATGGCTACAGCTCCTTTCGGTATGAACTAACAAAATACCTCAAGTATGGCAACGAGAAAAATGTATTGGCGGTGCGGGTCGATAACTCAGCGCAGCCCAATTCACGCTGGTATACGGGTTCAGGTATTTATCGGAATGTTCGTTTAGTAACTACCTCGTCAATCGCCGTTAGTCATTGGGGAACGTATGTAACGACGCCTGGTGTCTCAAAAGAGAAAGCCAGTGTTTCATTGCAGACGCGCATCCGAAATTCGGGTAGTTGGCAGCTCAACGGAAAGCCAGAGACTGTTAAAATCACCAGCACAATTCTGGATGCGACTGGCAAAGAGGTTGCTTCGCAAACGTTGGATGACGTGCGATTAACGGATACGCTCACTGCCGTTGCGCAGCAGTTCACGCTTCAAAATCCAACGCTCTGGACGATTGAGAAACCGTATCTGTACAAAATCGTCACGAGGATTTACAATCAGAATCAACTGGAAGACAGCTACGTAACGCCACTGGGCATTCGCTATTTCAAGTTTGACCCAGCCACAGGCTTTTCGCTAAATGGCCAACCCCTGAAAATTCTGGGCGTTTGCCTGCATCATGATCTGGGGGCTTTGGGAGCGGCTGTGAATCGACGGGCTATGCAACGCCAGCTTGAACTACTGAAGGCAATGGGTGGCAATGCTATCCGCACCGCGCATAACCCGCCCGCGCCAGAACTGCTGGACCTCTGCGACGAAATGGGCTTTATTGTGATGGACGAAGCCTTCGACATGTGGAAAAAGAAAAAGTCGAAGCAGGATTACGGCCTCAACTGGGATGCCTGGCATAAAACCGATCTGGAGGATATGGTTCGTCGCGACCGAAATCACCCGTCTATTATTCTGTGGAGTATCGGCAACGAGATTCGTGAGCAGTTTGACTCAACGGGACTGACGATCACCAAAGAGTTAGCGTCTATTGTCAGAAAGCTGGATACTACGCGCCCCGTTACGTCGGCGCTAACCGAAAATATACCGGAGAAAAACTTCATCTATCGCTCGGGCGCCTTAGACCTGCTGGGTTTCAATTACAAACACGAAGCGTACGCCGATTTCCCGAAAACATTTCCCAGGCAGTCCGTGCTGGCCTCCGAAACGGGCTCATCCCTGCAAACACGTGGCCACTACGACATGCCGTCGGATTCGGTGCGGATGTGGGGCAAAGGGGGCCCGGCAAAGTTCACCGACGGCAACCCCGACTGGACAGCCTCAGCTTACGACAACGAAGCGGCCTACTGGGGTTCTACCCACGAGCAGACCTGGAAAGTCATAAAAAAACTGCCTCATATGGCGGGGCTGTTTATCTGGACGGGCTTCGATTATCTGGGCGAGCCGCACCCTTATCCGTGGCCTGCCCGAAGTTCTTACTTCGGTATTCTTGATCTGGCCGGTTTCCCGAAAGACGTGTATTACCTGTATCAGTCGGAATGGACGAACAAGCCGGTTTTGCACATTTTTCCGCACTGGAATTGGCAAAAAGGCAAGACCGTTGATGTGTGGGCCTACTACAATCAGGCCGACGAAGTGGAGTTATTTTTGAACGATAAATCGCTGGGTAGCCGAAAGAAATCCGGCGACGATCTGCATGTTATGTGGCGTGTACCGTACGAGCCCGGCACGTTGAAAGCCGTTTCCCGAAAAGATGGAAAATCCGTACTAACCCAAACGATTGCAACGGCCGGCAAAGCCGCTAAACTTCAACTGGTAGCCGACCGAAACGCACTGAAATCCGATGGGAAAGACCTGTCGTTCATCACGGTTAACGTACTGGATGAACAGGGTAATACTGTCCCCGACGCCAATCATCTGATTACGTTTACAATCGAAGGGGAAGGTTTCATTGCAGGTGTCGATAACGGCTATCAGGCCAGTCTGGAACCGTTTAAAGCGAACTATCGAAAAGCCTATAATGGCAAAGCCCTGGCCATCATCCAGACAACCGAAAAGACAGGAAAGATCGTCCTGAAAGCAACGTCTGAAGGGCTAAAGGAGGCTATAATTGAGTTGATTACGAAATAAAAGTTAGCCCACTGCTCGTCCGCGATACAATCGCGGACGAGCAGTGGTATCAATCGGGTAAAACAATCCCTTTTTCGGCTTATTGGCATGAGGGCTGTTTTTTACCGCCCTGCCTAAACCGCCCGTTTACATGAAATCTGTTTTCTTTTTTTTAGCTGGATCGCTTTTTTTTAGCAGCATGACGCCCGAACTTTCTCAAAACACAACACCTAATCCACCTAAAGCCGGTATTGAAAAAACACACTTCGGCACGTTCCCCGACGGACGGGAAGCCGACTTGTTTACGCTTCGGAATGCTGCGGGCATGGTCGTGAAAATTACAAACTATGGCGGCTATATTGTTTCTATTGCAACGCCTGACAAATCGGGAACGCTGGACGACGTAACGCTGGGTGTACCGACCTTTGCCGATTATATAAAAGGAACGCCAAGCCTGGGGCCGATCATTGGTCGCTACGGTAACCGGATTGCAAAAGGGAAGTTTACACTGGATGGGCAGGAATATACACTGGCTCAGAACAATAATGGCAATCACATTCATGGTGGCCCTACCGGTTTCGACAAGCGGCTTTGGAAAGCGACGCCTAAAGATGGTAAAGAGCCTGCTGTTGTGCTGGAATATACCGCTAAAGATGGAGAAGAAGGCTATCCGGGCAATCTGGCCGTTACGGTTACCTACACGCTTCAAAAGGATAATGGCCTTCGGATCGACTATAAAGCGACAACTGACAAACCCACGGTGTTTAATCCAACCAATCATGCGTATTTCAATCTGAGCGGTATGAAACACGATGTGATGAATCATGTGTTGATGGTAGCAGCCGATAAAGTACTGGATACCGACTCTAAACAGATTCCAACCGGCGAAATGGTATCGGTGGCGGGCACCCCGTTCGATTTTACGAAGCCAACACCCATCGGTGAACACATCAACGACACCACCAACGTTCAGATCAAATACGGCAAAGGTTACGACCACTGTTGGGTATTCACCGATCAGTCGAAGAAATTAAAGTTGGGCGCTACTCTGTACGATCCAACTACCGGGCGGTTTATGGAAACCTTCACGACCGAACCGGCTGTGCAGGTGTATACGGCCAATAACCTGAATGGTAAACTGCAAAATAAAGATGGGGTCGCGCTCAGCCGTCGGTTTGGCGTTTGTCTGGAAACCCAGCATTTCCCCGATTCTCCTAATCACTCGAATTTTCCCAGTACCGTTCTTCGGCCTGGCGAAACATTTACTAGTACCACCGTATATCGGTTTTCGGTGAAGTAAGGGGGATGGTTTGTCGTTTACGGTTTACGGTTGCGCTGCCTATCAGCATACAGCTTGCTCTGGCAGCGCAACCGTACATCATAAAACGGAAGAGTCACTGTGTGATACATGACCATGATCGCGTTTATCGACTTAGCTGGTCTGCTAACCTATAGTAGTGGAGTAGGCCATTAGCCGCCCGTCCGCGATTGTATCGCGGATGAGCATAGAGAGCCAGAGAACTTTTAACCAATACAGCTCACTTCAGCATATTTACTACATCGGCCCGGCGGGATGCGGGCGTTACGTTCAGCGATTCCAGCTTGCCGTTTTTCAAGATGGCCTCAACGGTGGTGTTGTAAGGCGCATGGAGTTTGACATGCACATCCCAGGTTTTAGGCCAGGCCGGAAACAGATAAATTTTCTTATTGTCGGTCTGTAACAGCATTTCCTGAAGCCCGATCATGCCTGCTCCACCCCAGTTATGATCGGGTGTCCAGTCGAAACCGGGTCCCCAGAAGGCAGGAAAACGACGGCCTGAATTACCCAGCTTTAACAGGCTCAGGCGCGACGCTTCGTCGGTTAGCCCCAGCCGGGCCGCAAAAATATTGTCCTGTTTCCAGCCGACATGACTCCGAAATTTCAGGACATCTTTATCATACCAGTACGTATTGAGCGCCGTATCCAGGCCGGGTTTACCAATACCATATTGTCCCCACGGAAAAACCGGATATAGCTGGGGTGACTCAACGTTGTTGATACGTTCCCAAACCTTCGCGGGTGCAATGGTCGGATGACCGTCGAAAGACCGGAACGAAATCGGCGGAATGCGCTCAAGCATTGCTTTCCAGGCATCCCGCTTTTCCTTCGTCAGATACGTGTTGGGTAGCTCCAGCAGGCGGGTCAGTACGCTACGCAGGCCCGAAATGGTCGAAGTTGCGTTGTAAGCCATCTTGTAGGTTTCCGCCCCTGATCCGGGATAAAGCACCATCTTTTTGTCGCCATCCAGAACTTTGCTGCCCCGCTTTTTAGCCAGATACTGGTAATGCTCGTCGAAAAATGTCAGGCAGCTTTCCACAAACGGAAGATAGTTCGCAATGTCCTGACCGGCATAGCGTTCGGTTTCCAGCATCATCAGGCAAAACTCCAGCACCGTATCCCATTCGTATTCGAGCCAGGCGTTGTATTCCATGCCTTTATCATAACTGGCGGGCCGTTTCCAGCCATATTCGGCGGAGTTTGGTAAGCCAAAGTTTTCGATCTGCTCCGTAAAACTTCCGCCTTTGTGCTGCCAATACACGGCGGTTCTCAGTTCGGCGTTTTTCAGTATATTCAGATAAAAATCGAACTGTGGCTTCATCAGCTGCCAGTCGCCACTTTTTAGCATGGGCCAGTACACCAGCCGTTGGTTCTGAGCCGTATGAATACCCCCACCCCAATTCCGAAAATCGGGCGTAAACGCCAGGCTGGTGTCCACCAGAGCGGGGTCGTAGGTAAAGAGGCCACCGTTAAATTTGGTCGGGTAGTTGCCATAGGCGTTGCAGCCGAGCATGTAGCGAAACAGTTGATAGTTTCGGGCAATCTGCCATTCGGGCGAGTTTGGCGGATTGGTGATGTAGACATAACTTTTTGTCCAGAAATCGCTCCACCAGGCCTGAGTTTTTGCCTGTGCTGTTTTTACCGACAAACGTTCCCCTTTTCGTACCTTGTCCAGTCCCCGCTTCCAGTCGTCAATATGGTCAGCCTGGTCGGTATGCAGGGCCAGGATAAGCGAATGATTTCGGGCGGCTGACGTACTGGCTAATTTCCAGCCCTGGAAACGGGTATTCAAATAGCTGCCCTGATACGTACCGGCTGGAATCATGCCCTTACCCGACAGACTGCCCCCAAACGTCCGGTTCTGGAGCGGATTAAACAGCTGATTTTTCACGCTATCCAGCCCCTGCTGCTGCACCGTCAGATCAAAAGCCGAGGGCTCTGAGCCGTTTCGATGAAAAAAAACAAGGTCGCTCCCCACAAATTGAATACTATCTTTCAGCGTTTTGACTTCGCCCTGGGGCGCCCATTTATAGGAATTGGCGTTATTTTCTTTGCCCTTCGTTACGTGGTCCTGATAGCGCCAGCTTTCAAAGGCAGCCTCTGCCTTGAGGGCTTTGTTGCTCATCACCTCTACATGAACAACTGGCCGGAACACGTCGACCCACACAGTGATGGTTGCTGATAGCCCGGCTTTTTCGCCCTTTATTTCAACATGCCCTTTATTCAATACCAGCTCCTGCCGAAAACTGCCCCCCGCTTCGAAGGGAT harbors:
- the galB gene encoding beta-galactosidase GalB codes for the protein MLIAFITTVSFAQTEPRTVLDFNKGWRFHQGDEASAKEPAFADVNWRALTLPHDWSIEGQFSDHHMATTQEGALPTGIGWYRKTFSVPTTAKGKNVFIEFDGVYRNSEVWINGHSLGVRPYGYSSFRYELTKYLKYGNEKNVLAVRVDNSAQPNSRWYTGSGIYRNVRLVTTSSIAVSHWGTYVTTPGVSKEKASVSLQTRIRNSGSWQLNGKPETVKITSTILDATGKEVASQTLDDVRLTDTLTAVAQQFTLQNPTLWTIEKPYLYKIVTRIYNQNQLEDSYVTPLGIRYFKFDPATGFSLNGQPLKILGVCLHHDLGALGAAVNRRAMQRQLELLKAMGGNAIRTAHNPPAPELLDLCDEMGFIVMDEAFDMWKKKKSKQDYGLNWDAWHKTDLEDMVRRDRNHPSIILWSIGNEIREQFDSTGLTITKELASIVRKLDTTRPVTSALTENIPEKNFIYRSGALDLLGFNYKHEAYADFPKTFPRQSVLASETGSSLQTRGHYDMPSDSVRMWGKGGPAKFTDGNPDWTASAYDNEAAYWGSTHEQTWKVIKKLPHMAGLFIWTGFDYLGEPHPYPWPARSSYFGILDLAGFPKDVYYLYQSEWTNKPVLHIFPHWNWQKGKTVDVWAYYNQADEVELFLNDKSLGSRKKSGDDLHVMWRVPYEPGTLKAVSRKDGKSVLTQTIATAGKAAKLQLVADRNALKSDGKDLSFITVNVLDEQGNTVPDANHLITFTIEGEGFIAGVDNGYQASLEPFKANYRKAYNGKALAIIQTTEKTGKIVLKATSEGLKEAIIELITK
- a CDS encoding DUF5703 domain-containing protein, with the protein product MPRTPFFSTLRRFLASALFINALYVSALSEGFAQSAPIDRYNVVWNSQSKNSSESMPCGGGDIGLNVWVENGDLLFYVAKSGTFDHNNTVLKLGRVRLKLSPNPFEAGGSFRQELVLNKGHVEIKGEKAGLSATITVWVDVFRPVVHVEVMSNKALKAEAAFESWRYQDHVTKGKENNANSYKWAPQGEVKTLKDSIQFVGSDLVFFHRNGSEPSAFDLTVQQQGLDSVKNQLFNPLQNRTFGGSLSGKGMIPAGTYQGSYLNTRFQGWKLASTSAARNHSLILALHTDQADHIDDWKRGLDKVRKGERLSVKTAQAKTQAWWSDFWTKSYVYITNPPNSPEWQIARNYQLFRYMLGCNAYGNYPTKFNGGLFTYDPALVDTSLAFTPDFRNWGGGIHTAQNQRLVYWPMLKSGDWQLMKPQFDFYLNILKNAELRTAVYWQHKGGSFTEQIENFGLPNSAEYGWKRPASYDKGMEYNAWLEYEWDTVLEFCLMMLETERYAGQDIANYLPFVESCLTFFDEHYQYLAKKRGSKVLDGDKKMVLYPGSGAETYKMAYNATSTISGLRSVLTRLLELPNTYLTKEKRDAWKAMLERIPPISFRSFDGHPTIAPAKVWERINNVESPQLYPVFPWGQYGIGKPGLDTALNTYWYDKDVLKFRSHVGWKQDNIFAARLGLTDEASRLSLLKLGNSGRRFPAFWGPGFDWTPDHNWGGAGMIGLQEMLLQTDNKKIYLFPAWPKTWDVHVKLHAPYNTTVEAILKNGKLESLNVTPASRRADVVNMLK
- a CDS encoding aldose epimerase family protein, whose product is MKSVFFFLAGSLFFSSMTPELSQNTTPNPPKAGIEKTHFGTFPDGREADLFTLRNAAGMVVKITNYGGYIVSIATPDKSGTLDDVTLGVPTFADYIKGTPSLGPIIGRYGNRIAKGKFTLDGQEYTLAQNNNGNHIHGGPTGFDKRLWKATPKDGKEPAVVLEYTAKDGEEGYPGNLAVTVTYTLQKDNGLRIDYKATTDKPTVFNPTNHAYFNLSGMKHDVMNHVLMVAADKVLDTDSKQIPTGEMVSVAGTPFDFTKPTPIGEHINDTTNVQIKYGKGYDHCWVFTDQSKKLKLGATLYDPTTGRFMETFTTEPAVQVYTANNLNGKLQNKDGVALSRRFGVCLETQHFPDSPNHSNFPSTVLRPGETFTSTTVYRFSVK
- a CDS encoding glycosylase, translating into MTVLNIRILLFSLLTTSLFAQTRCVSDADMQHVYQAVSTPFKYGLIMTPSDNSQKMDCPTVFRKGSQWYMTYLIYDGRGYETWLAQSKDLLNWDTLGRIMSFSDTTKTTRWDANQKAGYNALQDRQWGGSYELNKYDGKYWMSYIGGNGKGYEAGDLSIGIAYTTGDPTKPHEWQRKSTPVLTAKDPDTRWWENRKLYKSTIIEDKQKLTGHRFVMYYNANGDTTGVPKTRWFERIGMAVSDDMLNWKRFGKEPVLMHSAGITGDAVVQKMGNLYVMFYFGAFWEDRKGAFNRFAVSTDLVNWTDWTGDSLIEPSEPYDNLYAHKSFVVKHKGVVYHFYCAVNKADQRGIAVATSVDLGKSKKSFVPASPKK